Proteins from a genomic interval of Rubinisphaera italica:
- a CDS encoding outer membrane protein assembly factor BamB family protein: MHHLYCWLITIIAVTGTANAADEWPQFRGPEGNGHVENAKLPTQWSETENVRWKVPVAGEGFSSPVISGNQIWMTTAIVEPLSAEEEEAKLAQLANPRGIQFGGPLTLKAIAFDVNTGELLHDVECFQFPGANPKHATNSYASPTPVISEGRLYCHFGDYGTCCIDTASGEILWQNQELHVDHQNGPGSSPVLWNDLLIIHFDGIDFQFLTAMNKDDGHVVWKTDRSGEMNPKPEMKKAYGTPTIQAVNGKDQIISPAANWVYGYDPATGTELWKAGYGQLGFSTVPKPVIGNGMAYVCTSFMQSRLVAVKYDGAGDVTESHVVWTADRQIPKTPSLLLVDNDLFFVGDAGIATMLDATTGEQIWQERFPGQYSASPLLANGNVYVSNKEGVTTVFKMGETFELVSENTLDSGCMASAAVKGNAIFLRTLTHLYCIAE, from the coding sequence ATGCACCATCTATACTGCTGGCTGATTACCATAATTGCAGTGACAGGTACTGCCAACGCAGCCGACGAATGGCCTCAGTTTCGAGGCCCCGAAGGCAACGGTCACGTAGAGAATGCCAAGCTTCCCACCCAATGGAGTGAAACGGAAAATGTTCGCTGGAAGGTGCCGGTTGCTGGAGAGGGGTTCTCTTCACCGGTGATTTCCGGGAATCAAATCTGGATGACCACCGCGATTGTCGAGCCGCTCTCTGCCGAGGAAGAAGAAGCCAAATTAGCTCAATTGGCGAACCCACGTGGCATTCAGTTTGGTGGTCCTCTGACACTCAAAGCTATCGCTTTCGATGTCAACACAGGAGAACTTTTGCATGACGTAGAATGTTTTCAGTTTCCGGGAGCCAATCCCAAGCATGCAACGAACAGTTATGCATCCCCAACGCCCGTCATTTCCGAGGGACGGCTTTATTGTCACTTTGGCGATTACGGCACCTGCTGTATCGATACGGCTTCGGGAGAAATTTTATGGCAAAATCAGGAATTGCATGTCGATCACCAAAATGGTCCTGGGAGTTCTCCAGTATTATGGAACGATTTGCTGATTATTCATTTTGATGGAATCGATTTCCAATTTCTGACCGCGATGAATAAAGACGATGGGCATGTCGTTTGGAAAACAGATCGTTCGGGGGAAATGAATCCTAAACCGGAAATGAAGAAAGCATATGGTACTCCCACGATTCAGGCCGTTAATGGAAAAGATCAAATCATTTCCCCAGCCGCGAACTGGGTGTATGGATATGATCCGGCGACTGGAACAGAACTTTGGAAAGCTGGTTATGGACAGTTAGGATTTTCAACTGTTCCCAAACCTGTGATTGGAAATGGAATGGCATATGTCTGCACCAGTTTCATGCAATCCCGTTTGGTCGCAGTGAAATACGATGGAGCAGGGGATGTGACCGAGAGTCATGTTGTCTGGACTGCGGATCGTCAAATTCCAAAAACGCCTTCGCTGTTACTTGTTGATAATGATCTGTTTTTCGTTGGAGATGCGGGGATCGCTACGATGCTGGATGCGACAACTGGAGAGCAAATCTGGCAGGAGCGTTTTCCTGGACAATATTCTGCTTCACCACTCCTGGCAAATGGAAATGTTTACGTGTCTAATAAAGAGGGCGTGACCACAGTCTTCAAAATGGGCGAGACATTTGAACTGGTCTCAGAAAATACGCTGGACTCGGGGTGCATGGCTTCTGCAGCAGTCAAAGGCAATGCGATCTTCCTAAGAACACTTACTCACCTGTATTGCATAGCTGAGTGA
- a CDS encoding heavy-metal-associated domain-containing protein, translated as MDMRFIVLGTLVCFIGCTESTSPQPSTTETSSPAISATPVKYEAGQTLTVNVPEMHCPFACYPRVKQTITDQPGVESVELVEQESEDAINDPRIIVKLNGEFDSTSAIDALSKVGFKESQVVSTK; from the coding sequence ATGGACATGCGTTTTATAGTACTCGGTACACTGGTCTGCTTTATTGGCTGTACCGAATCAACATCCCCGCAACCCTCAACAACGGAAACGAGCTCTCCGGCAATTTCGGCGACACCTGTCAAATACGAAGCAGGTCAAACCTTAACAGTGAATGTCCCTGAGATGCATTGTCCCTTTGCCTGCTATCCAAGAGTGAAACAGACCATCACAGATCAACCAGGTGTCGAGAGTGTGGAACTTGTTGAACAGGAAAGCGAAGATGCAATTAACGATCCTCGCATCATTGTAAAACTCAATGGAGAATTTGATTCCACTTCCGCAATTGATGCTTTGAGTAAAGTTGGATTCAAGGAATCGCAAGTCGTTTCGACCAAATAA
- a CDS encoding serine/threonine protein kinase: MSSSAQDIPSTAYRGHSLDPVTVIRTSSSDESSQIKSEVSDSTPPDSSLLAQLFPGTTGREEQSSLPENLRLGQYVIESRIGAGGMGAVFKARDEQLDRTIALKVLSPSQANDASSIKRFQNEAKSAARLDHENVARIYSIGEDKGLYYIAFEYVEGMTIRELIRRRGAIDSFETVNLLLQIAVALKHTAVAGVVHRDIKPSNLIMMSSGKVKLVDWGLARKERLDEQSLDLTVSGTTLGTFDYISPEQARDPRNVDVRSDIYSLGCTAYHMLTGVPPYADGTVLQKLLDHQGKPTPDPREKNPNIPRELARIVKKMMASDPDDRYWSPQSLIEDLLEMAAQAGLRAIHPDGLTWQTSTGGNSGTIPMRLFWWWLGTFAIACVVAITFDRWSLEQSTQSGDELKSSVDSIVEKGSAQEFFHNEMPPAEIRNQNSGQTTSPLDSLPESAEATINSNDITSGRERNELSQMPPGYPSPITSGDLFDGFFQSDTMEVDWGRVAFEEQQAGILRADITEELKQIDSDNPVKIDGVSGMPLVKKNVPNETSQFRLVTREGQDLGFQATLESALEAIPDGGMIEYLGKPGQVTYQKINQLKVIDKSITISGSSRSELILQFDTSQFATLSRSRDFIVINGGSLTIKNLHLQVVIPDAVTQAWSLFLVEGASKLRCSQSTISVDSRHQTDASIVKMNRSAQQIIDEMSQGTGAATVERLVQFEECFFRGVADLVSTESSDDSTVEVSRSLLTLDGALIRFHGDKSMRTERDLLTLRLSRVTALLNDGLIRFDLGMTIPRQPVDLKIRSEDSLILGRIDQPMIQLSAGLENRTLEGLLHWDGNHNILAGWKNLITLSGSSSIDTDIATSASILDTNSRELPRDFLEYLPNLAWDQWSVSKFYSELEMAASVQDLTVDLTAFGPEPKLLPNAPTPRMAP; encoded by the coding sequence ATGTCATCATCGGCCCAAGACATCCCGAGCACGGCTTACCGTGGGCATAGTTTGGATCCGGTGACGGTCATACGTACGAGTTCATCAGACGAGTCATCACAAATCAAATCGGAGGTCTCCGATTCGACACCGCCAGACTCTTCATTGTTAGCTCAGCTCTTTCCAGGAACAACAGGTCGCGAGGAGCAATCCAGTTTACCGGAAAATCTACGACTCGGTCAGTATGTGATCGAGTCCCGCATTGGAGCGGGAGGTATGGGGGCGGTTTTCAAGGCCCGGGATGAGCAGTTGGATCGTACGATCGCCCTAAAAGTGTTGTCTCCTTCTCAGGCCAACGATGCTTCCTCCATCAAGCGCTTTCAAAACGAAGCGAAATCAGCCGCACGTCTCGATCATGAAAATGTCGCCCGAATCTATTCCATTGGCGAAGACAAAGGGCTTTATTATATCGCCTTTGAATATGTGGAAGGGATGACGATTCGCGAGTTGATACGACGGCGTGGCGCAATCGACTCGTTCGAGACGGTCAATCTCCTCCTGCAAATCGCTGTCGCATTGAAGCACACAGCAGTCGCTGGAGTTGTGCACCGTGACATCAAACCATCGAACTTGATTATGATGTCGTCGGGCAAAGTCAAACTTGTCGACTGGGGGTTGGCCCGGAAAGAACGACTCGACGAACAATCTCTGGATTTAACAGTTTCCGGAACGACACTTGGAACTTTCGATTATATTTCTCCAGAGCAGGCACGCGACCCGCGAAATGTCGATGTTCGCAGTGATATTTATTCCCTTGGCTGTACGGCCTACCACATGCTTACCGGCGTGCCCCCCTATGCAGACGGAACGGTCTTGCAGAAACTCCTCGATCATCAGGGAAAACCGACTCCAGACCCGCGTGAAAAGAATCCCAACATACCCCGCGAACTGGCTAGAATTGTCAAGAAGATGATGGCGAGCGATCCCGATGATCGCTATTGGTCGCCACAGTCTTTGATCGAAGATCTCCTCGAAATGGCGGCTCAGGCGGGATTGCGTGCGATTCATCCCGATGGATTGACATGGCAAACTTCTACTGGTGGCAACTCGGGAACAATCCCGATGCGGCTATTCTGGTGGTGGCTGGGGACATTTGCAATTGCCTGCGTTGTTGCCATCACCTTTGATCGCTGGTCTTTGGAACAATCGACACAATCTGGTGACGAACTCAAGAGTTCGGTGGATTCCATAGTGGAAAAAGGAAGTGCACAGGAGTTTTTCCATAATGAAATGCCTCCTGCGGAAATTAGAAACCAGAACTCAGGGCAAACAACTTCTCCTCTCGATTCATTGCCGGAATCTGCCGAAGCGACGATAAATTCTAACGACATCACGTCGGGCAGAGAACGTAATGAATTGAGTCAGATGCCTCCCGGTTACCCATCGCCAATTACATCAGGGGATTTGTTTGACGGTTTTTTTCAAAGTGACACAATGGAAGTTGACTGGGGGCGGGTTGCATTTGAAGAACAGCAGGCCGGGATTCTGCGGGCCGATATTACTGAAGAATTAAAGCAGATAGACTCTGATAACCCTGTGAAAATTGATGGCGTCTCCGGAATGCCTTTGGTTAAAAAAAACGTTCCGAATGAGACCTCACAATTTCGATTGGTCACACGCGAAGGGCAAGATCTTGGCTTTCAGGCGACATTGGAATCTGCTCTGGAAGCTATTCCAGATGGGGGCATGATTGAATATCTGGGGAAGCCGGGGCAGGTGACTTATCAGAAAATCAATCAATTAAAAGTGATTGATAAATCGATTACGATCAGTGGATCGTCACGCTCGGAATTGATTTTACAGTTCGATACGTCGCAGTTCGCCACGTTATCACGCTCTCGGGACTTCATTGTGATTAATGGAGGTTCTTTAACGATCAAGAATCTGCATTTGCAGGTTGTCATTCCAGATGCCGTCACACAGGCCTGGTCTCTGTTTTTGGTTGAAGGAGCTTCAAAGCTTCGTTGTTCTCAATCGACTATTTCCGTTGATTCCCGGCATCAGACGGATGCTTCCATCGTGAAAATGAATCGCTCTGCTCAGCAGATTATCGATGAAATGAGTCAGGGAACTGGGGCCGCAACTGTCGAACGACTCGTCCAATTTGAAGAGTGTTTTTTCCGTGGTGTGGCGGACTTGGTTTCTACGGAATCTTCAGATGACTCGACCGTAGAAGTCAGTCGTTCATTACTCACTCTCGATGGCGCCTTGATCCGATTCCATGGTGACAAATCGATGCGGACGGAAAGGGATTTGCTCACTTTACGCCTCTCGCGGGTGACTGCTTTGTTAAACGATGGTTTAATTCGGTTCGACCTTGGTATGACCATTCCCCGTCAGCCTGTCGATTTAAAAATACGATCTGAAGACAGTTTAATCCTCGGGCGAATTGATCAACCGATGATTCAACTTTCGGCTGGACTCGAAAATCGCACTCTCGAAGGCTTACTGCATTGGGATGGAAATCATAATATTCTGGCTGGCTGGAAAAATTTGATTACTCTGAGCGGGAGTAGTTCTATTGATACCGACATCGCCACCTCGGCTTCTATTCTCGATACCAACTCCCGGGAATTACCCAGAGATTTTCTGGAATATCTCCCCAATCTGGCATGGGACCAGTGGTCCGTCAGTAAGTTCTATTCCGAATTGGAAATGGCTGCCTCAGTTCAGGATTTGACCGTAGATTTGACCGCGTTCGGTCCAGAACCAAAATTGTTACCCAATGCTCCCACTCCGAGAATGGCTCCATAA
- a CDS encoding TIGR01777 family oxidoreductase produces MSSPTNKVVIAGGSGFLGMNLARFLENHQCDVVLLSRTRPQGTGHWTHVTWDARTPGDWVTHLNGATALVNLTGRTVDCIKTPDHCDEILRSRVESTMVLGQALKLVEQPPKVWVQMSTAHIYGDPPELICDEESALGYGLAPIVARAWEAAYAQSVLPEIRQVILRTSFVIGSAGGALQRLAFLVRMGLGGKVGHGRQGISWIHEHDMNRLFWRAISDESMQGIYLATAPNPVSNAEFMRALRKALKMPIGLPAYEWMVRIGAPLFMRTDPELGLYGRYCISKRLKEEGFSFEHPDVESALRNLYRK; encoded by the coding sequence TTGTCCAGCCCAACTAATAAAGTTGTTATTGCCGGCGGTAGCGGATTTCTGGGGATGAACCTGGCGAGATTTCTGGAGAACCATCAATGTGATGTGGTTCTCCTTTCTCGTACTCGTCCACAGGGAACTGGTCATTGGACACACGTCACTTGGGACGCTCGAACTCCAGGAGATTGGGTTACTCATTTGAATGGTGCGACGGCTCTGGTCAATTTGACCGGCCGGACGGTGGATTGCATAAAAACGCCAGATCATTGCGATGAAATATTACGCTCCCGGGTCGAATCAACGATGGTCCTCGGGCAGGCTTTGAAGCTGGTTGAACAGCCTCCCAAAGTCTGGGTGCAGATGTCGACGGCTCATATTTACGGTGATCCACCCGAGTTGATCTGCGACGAAGAGTCCGCACTCGGCTACGGTTTGGCACCGATTGTCGCTCGTGCCTGGGAAGCAGCTTATGCTCAGTCAGTCCTGCCAGAAATACGTCAGGTCATTTTGCGGACAAGTTTCGTAATCGGTTCTGCAGGTGGAGCACTTCAGAGGCTGGCATTTCTGGTCCGAATGGGGCTGGGAGGAAAGGTTGGTCATGGACGGCAGGGAATCAGCTGGATTCACGAACACGACATGAACCGCCTGTTCTGGCGCGCGATTTCAGACGAGTCGATGCAAGGGATTTATCTCGCCACTGCACCCAATCCTGTTTCGAACGCAGAATTTATGCGAGCGTTACGTAAGGCATTGAAGATGCCTATCGGCTTGCCCGCCTACGAATGGATGGTTCGAATTGGAGCTCCGCTTTTCATGAGGACTGATCCCGAATTGGGCCTCTATGGTCGATATTGCATCTCGAAACGACTCAAAGAGGAAGGGTTTTCGTTTGAGCATCCCGATGTGGAATCTGCTCTCAGGAATCTCTACCGCAAGTGA
- a CDS encoding ArnT family glycosyltransferase produces the protein MKKLLKSCCPRDSTITLTVLLIIAFVLRASYAFTHLEELSVDRDFYLGIGQNVWEGHGFSIPGSNSSTAFRPPLYILIVAVIQGLTGLKGLALFQCLAGVVTVWATWHCGRLLKLGRGTVLAASFVTFDPILLRYTALAMTEVTFTMLVALTTLLWLREPKSIFSAIICGIAFGITTLCRPSIWPMLPVIIVVGFLAEWITRSKSPIKSCIPIRAIVVGLVAFLTVLPWGLRNAYELGHFKITTTHGGYTFLLGNNSTFYEAVLHKSLGTTWGDYPVDHPLSQTNWYRDLTDKLDQQGLKTEFERDRAQYKIAFSEIQQDPSSFCQAILLRQLRLWAPIPQGPEANGLPNLVFLGLWVFYLTLYLLTLIGMFRLVRSPTELPKWVWVLAILITFSTVHSLYWSNARMRAPVIPALALLAGRAISTRHVSEEDNLFTCGRDS, from the coding sequence TTGAAGAAATTGCTAAAATCGTGTTGTCCTCGGGATTCAACAATTACGCTCACTGTCTTGCTGATCATTGCCTTCGTTTTGCGAGCAAGTTATGCGTTTACGCATCTGGAAGAGTTGAGTGTCGATCGGGATTTTTATCTGGGTATTGGCCAGAATGTCTGGGAAGGTCATGGTTTCAGTATCCCCGGATCCAACTCGTCTACCGCATTTCGCCCGCCATTATACATTCTGATAGTCGCCGTCATTCAAGGGCTGACCGGTCTGAAAGGCTTGGCTCTCTTTCAGTGCCTGGCTGGAGTTGTGACCGTCTGGGCGACATGGCATTGCGGTCGACTCTTGAAGCTCGGACGAGGCACAGTTCTTGCAGCCTCGTTTGTGACGTTTGACCCAATTCTGCTCCGATACACTGCTCTGGCGATGACGGAAGTCACCTTTACAATGCTCGTTGCGTTGACAACGTTGCTGTGGCTACGGGAACCGAAATCAATATTTTCTGCGATCATTTGTGGAATCGCATTCGGAATCACGACCTTGTGTCGTCCATCAATCTGGCCAATGTTGCCGGTGATAATTGTCGTGGGATTTCTGGCAGAATGGATCACTCGTTCAAAATCACCAATAAAATCATGCATTCCTATCCGGGCGATTGTGGTTGGTCTAGTTGCTTTTCTGACAGTCCTTCCCTGGGGACTGCGAAACGCTTATGAGTTAGGTCATTTCAAAATTACTACAACACACGGCGGATACACATTTCTACTGGGTAATAATTCCACTTTCTATGAAGCCGTGTTGCACAAATCTCTGGGGACAACCTGGGGGGACTATCCTGTCGATCACCCGCTCAGCCAGACGAATTGGTATCGTGATTTAACCGACAAACTCGATCAGCAGGGTTTAAAAACAGAATTTGAGCGGGATCGTGCCCAGTACAAAATTGCATTTTCCGAAATTCAGCAGGATCCTTCCTCGTTTTGCCAGGCGATTCTTTTAAGGCAATTGCGACTGTGGGCTCCGATTCCTCAAGGTCCTGAAGCAAATGGTCTGCCGAATCTCGTCTTCTTAGGCCTGTGGGTCTTTTATCTCACGTTGTACCTGCTGACTTTGATTGGCATGTTCCGATTAGTTCGATCTCCAACAGAATTGCCCAAATGGGTGTGGGTGCTGGCGATTCTTATCACATTCAGCACGGTCCATTCCCTGTATTGGTCGAATGCGAGGATGCGGGCACCAGTGATTCCTGCATTAGCATTACTCGCAGGACGCGCAATTTCAACACGACATGTTTCCGAGGAAGATAACCTATTCACTTGCGGTAGAGATTCCTGA
- a CDS encoding cofactor-independent phosphoglycerate mutase has product MKYALVIPDGAADEPQDQLDGRTPLQAAVTPHMDQVAREGILGRTDNIPPSMPSGSDVGTMSLFGYDPLKYHTGRAPLEAAAQGIELGPNDWAIRCNLVTIINEIMVSFTAGQFPSDLGRELIHKMQELVSADPRWEFVAGVSYRNLLLFRNPETTAPFNETTLTFPPHDLTDQSVIDNRPTGAGSELLNSLMEMSKDCFRNIPRNVAREHAGTHPATEIWLWGQGSRPALTPFQERYGVSGAVITAVDLLRGIGRLIGWDIIEVEGATGYLDTDYAAKGRAAIETLKGDTDFVVVHVEATDEASHEGDCEAKLEALQRIDGDIVAPLHDYLKSQGEYRLLISPDHPTFLRTKTHSHGYVPFAIAGTGITPDENETYDEIRAEYGETFKEGHLLMNRFLKG; this is encoded by the coding sequence ATGAAATATGCACTCGTCATTCCCGATGGAGCCGCCGACGAACCTCAGGATCAACTTGATGGCCGCACACCTTTGCAGGCCGCAGTGACTCCGCATATGGATCAAGTGGCACGCGAGGGAATTCTCGGACGTACTGATAACATTCCCCCTTCCATGCCTTCCGGTAGCGATGTCGGGACGATGTCTCTATTCGGATATGATCCACTGAAATATCACACGGGCCGTGCTCCACTCGAAGCGGCTGCTCAGGGAATTGAATTAGGTCCAAACGATTGGGCGATACGTTGTAATCTCGTCACCATCATCAATGAAATTATGGTCAGCTTTACTGCGGGACAATTCCCGAGTGATCTTGGACGCGAGTTGATTCACAAAATGCAGGAACTGGTCTCAGCCGATCCCCGTTGGGAATTTGTGGCTGGTGTCAGTTATCGAAACTTGTTGCTCTTCAGAAACCCGGAAACAACTGCTCCATTCAATGAAACAACGCTAACCTTTCCTCCACACGATTTGACCGATCAGTCAGTCATCGACAACCGTCCAACCGGTGCGGGCAGTGAATTGCTGAATTCGTTAATGGAGATGAGCAAAGACTGTTTCCGTAATATCCCACGAAATGTGGCTCGCGAACATGCCGGGACTCATCCGGCTACTGAAATTTGGCTGTGGGGACAGGGAAGTCGCCCAGCCTTGACACCTTTCCAGGAACGCTATGGTGTTTCGGGAGCCGTTATCACTGCCGTCGATTTGCTGCGTGGCATCGGACGGCTGATCGGCTGGGATATTATCGAAGTTGAAGGCGCGACTGGCTATCTCGATACCGATTATGCTGCCAAAGGCCGAGCTGCGATCGAAACGCTAAAAGGCGATACCGATTTTGTGGTGGTGCATGTTGAAGCGACTGACGAAGCTTCTCACGAAGGCGATTGCGAAGCCAAGCTCGAAGCTTTGCAGCGTATCGATGGCGATATCGTCGCTCCACTGCACGATTATCTGAAATCTCAGGGAGAATATCGTCTCCTCATTTCGCCTGATCATCCGACATTTCTGCGAACGAAAACACATAGTCATGGCTATGTCCCTTTCGCCATTGCTGGAACTGGAATCACCCCAGATGAAAATGAAACCTACGATGAAATCCGAGCCGAGTATGGAGAAACCTTCAAGGAAGGTCATTTGTTAATGAATCGCTTCCTGAAAGGGTGA
- a CDS encoding methylated-DNA--[protein]-cysteine S-methyltransferase: protein MKTPLYFNAFESELGWCAIAGREETVSRVVIGCETRLQTEEYLQKQLKSQNVSFDIREENWFQECRVALQNYASGEPINLNVFTVDLNHLTRFQQKILRLVQKIPSGHLETYGKIATRSGHPGAARAVGGALSKNPVPLIIPCHRVVGSSGKLTGFTAPQGLTLKQRLLDLEQLAIA, encoded by the coding sequence ATGAAGACTCCACTCTATTTCAATGCGTTTGAATCCGAACTTGGCTGGTGTGCAATTGCAGGGCGAGAAGAAACGGTTTCTCGTGTCGTGATTGGCTGTGAAACACGATTGCAAACCGAAGAGTATCTTCAGAAACAATTGAAATCACAAAATGTGTCATTTGACATTCGCGAGGAAAACTGGTTCCAAGAATGTCGAGTTGCTCTTCAGAATTATGCCAGCGGAGAACCGATCAATCTCAACGTGTTCACTGTTGACCTGAATCACCTGACGCGTTTTCAACAGAAGATCCTGCGTCTGGTCCAGAAAATCCCGTCTGGTCATTTGGAAACTTATGGCAAAATCGCCACCAGAAGTGGACACCCCGGAGCTGCCAGAGCTGTTGGTGGTGCGCTTTCGAAAAACCCCGTTCCTTTGATCATCCCCTGCCATCGAGTGGTTGGTTCAAGTGGAAAACTGACCGGTTTCACCGCTCCTCAGGGCTTGACCCTCAAGCAGCGGTTACTTGATCTGGAACAATTGGCGATCGCATAA
- a CDS encoding LutC/YkgG family protein has protein sequence MTSSRDEILATIKKNQPAPTELPSLDQDWIRYDDPLLQFETVLNSVGGRVLQAENFSQGQSVIAELLDTLKPEKIYSRVPDLLGSNFEDSLITDPHQLEDVDLAILPGQIAVAENAAIWIDDQDMKHRTVLFIAQHVLLTVSKSQLVNNMHEAYGRLTWDKRQFGVFVSGPSKTADIEQSLVIGAHGARSLTVLVTND, from the coding sequence ATGACAAGCAGCCGAGACGAAATCCTGGCCACAATTAAGAAGAATCAACCCGCCCCGACTGAATTACCGAGTCTGGATCAGGATTGGATTCGATATGACGATCCCCTGCTCCAGTTTGAAACGGTTCTCAATTCGGTGGGCGGCCGAGTGTTGCAGGCAGAGAATTTCTCTCAAGGCCAGTCCGTCATTGCAGAACTGCTGGATACTCTCAAGCCTGAGAAAATCTATTCCCGCGTTCCCGATCTGCTTGGATCAAATTTCGAGGATTCACTGATTACTGATCCGCATCAGTTGGAAGATGTTGATCTGGCAATCCTGCCTGGACAAATCGCGGTTGCAGAGAATGCAGCCATCTGGATTGACGATCAGGACATGAAACACCGCACGGTCCTGTTCATAGCTCAGCATGTTCTGCTCACCGTTTCAAAGAGCCAGCTCGTTAATAACATGCACGAAGCTTACGGGCGCCTCACCTGGGACAAACGGCAATTCGGAGTCTTCGTTTCCGGCCCCTCCAAAACTGCTGATATTGAACAATCGCTGGTCATCGGAGCCCACGGGGCACGGTCTCTAACGGTATTGGTAACAAATGACTAA
- a CDS encoding RraA family protein, whose amino-acid sequence MLTEEIITRLKQYDTPTICNAVELWDLRLRTAGYMDETIQACFPRLQPMVGLALTSTFRSSAAPISGDAYSSLSAQTAILETMDLPAVIVFQDLDTPTAAATFGEVMCTTYQAFGACGLITSGTGRDLDQVEALDFPVFTSGSQAAHGYCHILDINVPVTVGGVNIRPNELVHGDCNGVTTIPISIASEVPDVCAEIANAEQIVLEYLRSSNITSAGFEEARQACGAMISKLSARLKGK is encoded by the coding sequence ATGTTAACTGAAGAAATCATCACACGTCTCAAACAGTACGATACACCGACAATCTGCAATGCTGTCGAACTCTGGGATTTGAGACTGCGAACAGCAGGCTACATGGATGAAACAATTCAAGCCTGCTTTCCGCGATTGCAGCCGATGGTTGGTCTGGCGTTAACATCTACCTTCCGCTCATCAGCCGCTCCGATTTCTGGAGATGCTTATTCGAGTCTATCTGCTCAAACGGCAATTCTGGAAACCATGGATCTGCCAGCGGTCATTGTTTTTCAGGATCTCGATACCCCGACTGCAGCTGCAACATTTGGGGAAGTGATGTGCACCACCTATCAGGCATTTGGAGCCTGCGGTTTGATCACCTCGGGTACCGGACGGGATCTCGATCAGGTGGAAGCACTCGATTTTCCAGTTTTCACTTCGGGATCACAAGCCGCTCATGGTTATTGTCATATTCTGGATATCAACGTACCTGTGACAGTTGGCGGTGTGAATATTCGCCCGAACGAACTGGTTCACGGGGACTGCAACGGAGTGACAACCATTCCAATTTCCATCGCCAGCGAGGTGCCGGATGTCTGTGCAGAAATTGCCAATGCCGAGCAGATTGTTTTGGAGTATCTGCGTTCCAGCAATATTACCTCAGCCGGTTTTGAAGAAGCCCGACAAGCTTGCGGGGCAATGATTTCAAAGTTATCAGCCCGCTTGAAAGGCAAATGA
- a CDS encoding RNA polymerase sigma factor has translation MNSQIINSFRDRSLVAELQIGVSSLKIAVMNIRASDQTTDLELVHAITNGNAHAESELVQKYQRKLVAFCCARSDATRGLDFAQQVWLKILPHLRTGKYNGKNVMALLCQTARNLVIDQSRRASEKSHSLDNNPIEPASTNSQCPLAQILEAEEMTAFTDCKQSLLDKEVAVLDGNEDSPELESVSKPRIYKLRHFAIRKLRDCIRMKLERGA, from the coding sequence ATGAACTCTCAAATTATCAATTCGTTTCGAGATCGAAGTCTCGTAGCAGAGTTGCAAATTGGAGTGAGTTCACTAAAAATAGCCGTTATGAACATTCGTGCCTCAGACCAGACGACCGATCTCGAACTTGTGCATGCCATTACCAATGGAAATGCACACGCAGAATCTGAATTGGTGCAGAAGTATCAGCGAAAGCTGGTCGCGTTTTGCTGTGCCCGTTCCGATGCGACTCGCGGTCTCGATTTCGCTCAGCAAGTCTGGCTGAAAATTCTTCCCCATCTCCGAACTGGAAAATATAACGGGAAGAATGTCATGGCGCTCCTGTGTCAAACGGCTCGGAATCTGGTTATCGATCAGAGTCGCCGTGCCAGCGAAAAGTCTCACAGTCTGGATAACAACCCGATCGAACCTGCTTCCACAAATTCTCAATGCCCTCTCGCACAAATCCTGGAAGCCGAAGAAATGACAGCTTTCACAGATTGCAAGCAATCGCTGCTTGATAAAGAGGTTGCTGTGCTGGACGGAAACGAGGATTCGCCGGAACTGGAGTCGGTCAGCAAGCCAAGAATTTACAAATTGCGGCATTTTGCAATTCGTAAACTCAGGGACTGTATTCGCATGAAATTGGAGCGAGGTGCATAA